One window of the Phycodurus eques isolate BA_2022a chromosome 7, UOR_Pequ_1.1, whole genome shotgun sequence genome contains the following:
- the trim59 gene encoding tripartite motif-containing protein 59 isoform X2, producing the protein MDSLEEDLTCSVCYSLFSDPRVLPCSHTFCRACLHGLLLASHNYSIWRPLRQPLKCPNCRGVVELPVAGVDALPTNVSLRAIIEKYQRDSEPSAPLCPEHPRQPLNMYCVRDRRLICGLCLTVGQHQGHAIDDLQTAFAREKQTPSLLLARLSEHRWAQVCELGEQLDQEKARCEGLLRQDTQEVAQFFHMLEAALARKRQAYLEVLDKALAEVSRAYDPLIHRVKELQEEQLDLVSLAASVEEEDSPLVFLEKVHMFKERVDDFTSASLPSALNLSVTPRAADYLHRHWAAVTLGSLDEAPVPKVCCCARCGSAAAKAHEGPSQDSYRLRAQLLLLLLLLLLLLSSLCWLGLREELFTPICHWMESSYTVTEVFVLRWSSHVFSTVDLFLQQLTAFFIALTSSLDPCLLFTS; encoded by the exons ATGGACAGCCTGGAGGAGGACCTGACGTGCTCCGTGTGCTACTCGCTGTTTTCAGACCCGCGGGTCCTGCCGTGCTCGCACACCTTCTGCCGGGCCTGCCTGCACGGCCTGCTCCTCGCGTCGCACAACTACTCCATTTGGCGCCCGCTGCGCCAGCCGCTCAAGTGCCCCAACTGCCGCGGCGTCGTGGAGCTGCCCGTGGCGGGCGTGGACGCGCTGCCCACCAACGTGTCCCTTCGTGCCATCATCGAAAAG TACCAGCGGGACAGCGAGCCCAGTGCCCCCTTGTGTCCGGAACACCCGAGGCAGCCCCTCAACATGTACTGTGTCCGAGACCGCAGGCTCATCTGCGGCCTGTGTCTGACCGTGGGCCAGCACCAGGGGCACGCCATCGACGACCTGCAAACGGCATTCGCCAGAGAGAAGCAGACCCCTTCGCTCCTGCTGGCACGACTCTCTGAGCACAGATGGGCACAG GTTTGTGAGCTGGGTGAACAGCTGGATCAGGAGAAGGCCCGCTGCGAGGGTCTGTTGAGGCAGGACACACAGGAGGTCGCTCAGTTTTTTCACATGCTGGAAGCAGCACTGGCGAGGAAGAGACAAGCATACCTGGAGGTTCTGGACAAGGCCTTAGCTGAGGTGTCGCGGGCCTACGACCCACTCATCCACAGGGTCAAGGAGCTGCAG GAGGAGCAGCTGGACCTGGTCTCCCTGGCGGCGTCGGTCGAGGAGGAAGACTCACCGCTGGTCTTCCTGGAGAAGGTTCACATGTTCAAAGAGCGAGTGGACGACTTCACCAGCGCCAGTCTCCCCTCCGCCCTCAACCTCTCGGTAACGCCCCGAGCGGCCGACTACCTGCATCGACACTGGGCCGCCGTCACCCTCGGCAGTCTAGACGAGGCACCTGTCCCTAAGGTGTGCTGCTGTGCTCGGTGCGGTAGCGCGGCAGCCAAGGCTCACGAGGGACCGTCGCAAGACTCCTACAGGCTACGAGCCCaactgcttttgttgttgttgttgctgcttctGCTGCTGTCATCGCTGTGCTGGCTTGGTCTGAGAGAAGAGCTTTTTACGCCCATCTGCCACTGGATGGAATCGTCGTACACGGTGACTGAGGTGTTTGTCCTAAGATGGAGCTCACACGTTTTCTCTACGGTAGACCTGTTCTTACAACAGTTGACTGCCTTCTTCATTGCTCTGACATCATCGCTCGACCCCTGCCTTTTATTTACAAGTTGA
- the trim59 gene encoding tripartite motif-containing protein 59 isoform X1, with product MLWPLFLHLVVTSDSVSSMDSLEEDLTCSVCYSLFSDPRVLPCSHTFCRACLHGLLLASHNYSIWRPLRQPLKCPNCRGVVELPVAGVDALPTNVSLRAIIEKYQRDSEPSAPLCPEHPRQPLNMYCVRDRRLICGLCLTVGQHQGHAIDDLQTAFAREKQTPSLLLARLSEHRWAQVCELGEQLDQEKARCEGLLRQDTQEVAQFFHMLEAALARKRQAYLEVLDKALAEVSRAYDPLIHRVKELQEEQLDLVSLAASVEEEDSPLVFLEKVHMFKERVDDFTSASLPSALNLSVTPRAADYLHRHWAAVTLGSLDEAPVPKVCCCARCGSAAAKAHEGPSQDSYRLRAQLLLLLLLLLLLLSSLCWLGLREELFTPICHWMESSYTVTEVFVLRWSSHVFSTVDLFLQQLTAFFIALTSSLDPCLLFTS from the exons atgttgtggccacttTTCCTCCATCTTGTCGTCACTTCCGATTCCGTTTCTAGCATGGACAGCCTGGAGGAGGACCTGACGTGCTCCGTGTGCTACTCGCTGTTTTCAGACCCGCGGGTCCTGCCGTGCTCGCACACCTTCTGCCGGGCCTGCCTGCACGGCCTGCTCCTCGCGTCGCACAACTACTCCATTTGGCGCCCGCTGCGCCAGCCGCTCAAGTGCCCCAACTGCCGCGGCGTCGTGGAGCTGCCCGTGGCGGGCGTGGACGCGCTGCCCACCAACGTGTCCCTTCGTGCCATCATCGAAAAG TACCAGCGGGACAGCGAGCCCAGTGCCCCCTTGTGTCCGGAACACCCGAGGCAGCCCCTCAACATGTACTGTGTCCGAGACCGCAGGCTCATCTGCGGCCTGTGTCTGACCGTGGGCCAGCACCAGGGGCACGCCATCGACGACCTGCAAACGGCATTCGCCAGAGAGAAGCAGACCCCTTCGCTCCTGCTGGCACGACTCTCTGAGCACAGATGGGCACAG GTTTGTGAGCTGGGTGAACAGCTGGATCAGGAGAAGGCCCGCTGCGAGGGTCTGTTGAGGCAGGACACACAGGAGGTCGCTCAGTTTTTTCACATGCTGGAAGCAGCACTGGCGAGGAAGAGACAAGCATACCTGGAGGTTCTGGACAAGGCCTTAGCTGAGGTGTCGCGGGCCTACGACCCACTCATCCACAGGGTCAAGGAGCTGCAG GAGGAGCAGCTGGACCTGGTCTCCCTGGCGGCGTCGGTCGAGGAGGAAGACTCACCGCTGGTCTTCCTGGAGAAGGTTCACATGTTCAAAGAGCGAGTGGACGACTTCACCAGCGCCAGTCTCCCCTCCGCCCTCAACCTCTCGGTAACGCCCCGAGCGGCCGACTACCTGCATCGACACTGGGCCGCCGTCACCCTCGGCAGTCTAGACGAGGCACCTGTCCCTAAGGTGTGCTGCTGTGCTCGGTGCGGTAGCGCGGCAGCCAAGGCTCACGAGGGACCGTCGCAAGACTCCTACAGGCTACGAGCCCaactgcttttgttgttgttgttgctgcttctGCTGCTGTCATCGCTGTGCTGGCTTGGTCTGAGAGAAGAGCTTTTTACGCCCATCTGCCACTGGATGGAATCGTCGTACACGGTGACTGAGGTGTTTGTCCTAAGATGGAGCTCACACGTTTTCTCTACGGTAGACCTGTTCTTACAACAGTTGACTGCCTTCTTCATTGCTCTGACATCATCGCTCGACCCCTGCCTTTTATTTACAAGTTGA